In Vibrio pomeroyi, the genomic window CTTGCTAATGGGTTGTGCAGAAACGCCCGACACGACAATGACTCGTCATCAAATTGATGATCTAGCGGATGATGACCGTGATGGGGTGATTAACCAACGCGATCTTTGTGCTGATACTCCAGAAGGCGTAACGGTAGATATTAAAGGCTGTGCCAATTGGAAAATCGTCGAAGATGTTGAAGTGTTAAGCGTGGCATTTGATTTCGATAAGTACGCCCTTAAACCTGAACATACTGCGGTACTCAATGAACTTGTTCGTTTACTGGGAGAACAGCCAGACGCATCGGTGACTTTGGTTGGCGATACCAGTTCTGAGGGTACAAACACTTATAACAAGGCACTGGCGAAGAAAAGGACTGGCGTGATTCGAGATGCACTGATTGACAGAGGCATCGATGGTGAGCGAATTTTCGAACAAGAATTTACCCAAATAACCAGCTTAACTCAGCATCTTCATAAGCGTAAGCGCAGGACCATCGCAGTGTTAAAAACAGAGAGCATGGAAGTGAATCCATCTTGGAATATCTTCACCTCAGAGATGCAGCTCGACAGTAACAGCGATGTGGAATCTAAGACATCGATTGACCCAGTAGGAGGCCAGTAATGAAACGTCTATCGAATAAATCGAGCTTACTACTTGCTGCTGTACCTATGTTGTTCTCGGCATCGACGTTCGCAAGTGATGCCAGTGAAATTGGTTTGGTCGCAATTGAGCCGAATATGCAGGGCCTTGTTGAAGACTTACTTAAGAGCCAAGAGATCGATCTAGATATCTTGCTGAGTGATAGCGTCCCAGAGCAGATGATCATGCAACGCTCACGCGTTGGTATTACTTCCAAAAAGTGGACTGACAAAGAGATGGCTAGGTTCGACATGCGCTACGGCTATAGGCCGACAGAGCTGATGTTTACCGCCGACGTGATTGCGATTTTAGCGAATGAGAATAACCCTGCAACATCCATCAGTGTCGCTGAACTTATCGATGTGTTTGGTTGCTCTAACGACCCTAAACATCCCAAATGGACGCCAAGTAGTGACACTCGAGGTGGTGAAAGCCTAGACACACACATGTTGCCTTTCGCTATCGACCATAATCTGCAAGGCCATACTACGTTTTCTAGTTGGGTCGAGTGTGGATCTGACGGAGAGTATGCGAATACTCAATTCTTAGCGGATCTGCCGGATCTGATTAACAAGATCGAAGACGAGGATGCCGCCATTGGTTACACCGTCTACTCAGATCAAATCTCAGATGTGAAATGGCTGAGTGTGGTTGATAATCTAGGTGTGAACTACGACTTAAACAAAGAGACGATCCTCTCTGGTCGTTACCCATTAGCCACGGTTTATTACATGTACCTGAATATTCCAGCGCATCGTAAAGGGTTTACTGAGCAAGAGAAGTTCTTTGTTGGGCTTACTTTGTCGGAAGAACATCAAAGCGTGTTGAATCAATACGGTTTCATCAGTTTGCCGCCAGAAGCCATTCAACGTAATAAAGTAAGACTATCGCTTGAAGAGCCAGCAATAGAAGGTGGCTATAAATAATTGGTATGATGTGTTGTATGTGAGGCATGGGAATGGTATTGTTAGTTCCGTAATGGTTCTCAACGTGACGAATTACGTTATTCGGCGATAGAATTTATCTAGCGGGCATGTATGCCCGTTTTTTTTCGCCTAAAATTTGTGGCTCTGGCGTTTGTTTGTTGATTGGTCGCGTATAATGGACGGTTCTTATCGCGCAAAATAAGCACAATCATGAGAACTTTTCCTACCTTAATCTTACCTTTGTTACTGGTTTTGAATGCCATTGTATTCTCCGTACAAGCAACCGAAAGCTGGTGGCTGCGAACGGTATTCAACACAAGTTCAGATCAGCCAAGTGCTCAAAACTATATTAACGATATCGATCTCATGGATTGTGGTGACATAGAAGGCACTCTGCTGTGCAGTGACCAAACCAAATATTACGATCTGGATGTTTACGTTGAACTGGAGTTAAGTGAATCAAGCATTGAAGTAGTCCGCATAAGCTTGCCGTATTCAAACCTAAGTTACACCAAGCTTCAGGCTTACCTTCGTCAAGATGGCTTTGCTCTGAGTTTTATTCGTATTGGGGAAGATGAGTTTGATGTCGTCGCTCAACTCGAACACGCAAAACGTGAGGGCGTTGGTTTTGATGAGGTAGATAAGCAGCTAGTAGAATTTATTAATGCGCCACACCATTCATCTGATCAAGTGAGTTTATGGAACGTTCCTAGCTCATCGAATGCTAGTTTGTCTTCTCCTCGGGTTCAGTTACACAGTGATGGTGATAACTTAACAGTTGAACTAAATCGCTTTTAATTGCTCAAATTTATAGATG contains:
- a CDS encoding OmpA family protein, which produces MRYFKLALLSSILLMGCAETPDTTMTRHQIDDLADDDRDGVINQRDLCADTPEGVTVDIKGCANWKIVEDVEVLSVAFDFDKYALKPEHTAVLNELVRLLGEQPDASVTLVGDTSSEGTNTYNKALAKKRTGVIRDALIDRGIDGERIFEQEFTQITSLTQHLHKRKRRTIAVLKTESMEVNPSWNIFTSEMQLDSNSDVESKTSIDPVGGQ
- a CDS encoding PstS family phosphate ABC transporter substrate-binding protein, with protein sequence MKRLSNKSSLLLAAVPMLFSASTFASDASEIGLVAIEPNMQGLVEDLLKSQEIDLDILLSDSVPEQMIMQRSRVGITSKKWTDKEMARFDMRYGYRPTELMFTADVIAILANENNPATSISVAELIDVFGCSNDPKHPKWTPSSDTRGGESLDTHMLPFAIDHNLQGHTTFSSWVECGSDGEYANTQFLADLPDLINKIEDEDAAIGYTVYSDQISDVKWLSVVDNLGVNYDLNKETILSGRYPLATVYYMYLNIPAHRKGFTEQEKFFVGLTLSEEHQSVLNQYGFISLPPEAIQRNKVRLSLEEPAIEGGYK